Proteins from a single region of Desulfobacter postgatei 2ac9:
- a CDS encoding PglZ domain-containing protein has translation MDQRHREFEQAVSDYAWKDIQGIFKPVQAFARKQYSILASKVQSFFTRYFQQTGWPVTGRMANTAVFDKMVAPKLEISGRKIAFIMVDTLRYELGVELEKQLSEETQARITPALVQLPSITPVGMAGLLPGASADFKLIRTDAGFAPQVNGAVVANVTQRMDFIKKKYGSRFQETRLEEFVRKRFDISPDTDLLVLRSVEIDSHFENNPDTAPTEITNALKRIRVAVHKLREAGFEEVVIATDHGFFMNTHAGPGDTCQKLPGDWVNIHDRALLGDGQADAMHFCVEAEKAGIQGDYKCFAGPLSMASYRDGLLYYHGGCSLQECVVPVIQLQLKQSTSFEAKEVSIELNYKNGAKRITTRLPVIDVQAISQSLFSPDKEFEILLEAHDKKGNVVGEAKPGGPVNPATRAITLQAGGKEKVAIKMSMEFEGKFKIKALNPTTMTAYDQLDLETDYTV, from the coding sequence GTGGATCAGCGGCACCGCGAATTTGAGCAGGCCGTCAGTGACTATGCCTGGAAAGATATCCAGGGGATTTTTAAACCGGTACAGGCCTTTGCCAGAAAGCAATACAGCATACTCGCCAGCAAAGTTCAGTCCTTTTTTACCAGGTATTTTCAACAGACGGGCTGGCCTGTCACCGGAAGAATGGCAAATACCGCAGTGTTTGATAAAATGGTGGCACCGAAACTCGAGATCAGCGGCCGCAAAATCGCGTTTATCATGGTGGATACCTTGCGGTATGAGTTAGGTGTTGAATTGGAAAAACAGCTCTCGGAAGAGACACAGGCCCGGATTACCCCGGCACTGGTGCAGCTGCCAAGCATTACCCCCGTGGGAATGGCCGGTCTTTTGCCCGGGGCATCTGCTGATTTTAAATTGATCAGAACCGATGCCGGATTTGCACCCCAGGTCAATGGGGCTGTCGTGGCCAATGTCACCCAGCGGATGGATTTTATTAAAAAGAAATACGGGAGTCGTTTCCAGGAAACCCGGCTGGAGGAATTTGTGCGCAAGCGGTTTGACATTAGCCCGGATACAGATCTGCTGGTATTAAGATCCGTGGAAATTGATTCGCATTTTGAAAACAATCCGGATACGGCACCCACAGAAATAACCAATGCGCTTAAGCGGATTCGCGTGGCGGTTCACAAGCTTCGGGAAGCGGGATTTGAAGAGGTGGTCATTGCCACAGACCATGGTTTTTTTATGAACACCCATGCAGGCCCGGGGGATACCTGTCAGAAACTGCCCGGTGACTGGGTGAACATCCATGACCGTGCCTTGTTGGGTGACGGCCAGGCCGATGCAATGCATTTTTGTGTGGAGGCTGAAAAGGCCGGCATCCAAGGCGATTACAAATGTTTTGCCGGTCCTTTGAGCATGGCATCCTATAGAGACGGTTTGCTTTATTATCATGGCGGGTGTTCGCTTCAGGAGTGTGTGGTGCCGGTGATCCAGTTGCAGTTAAAACAAAGCACCTCTTTTGAAGCGAAAGAGGTTTCCATTGAGCTGAATTATAAAAACGGCGCAAAACGGATTACAACGCGACTGCCGGTCATAGATGTTCAGGCGATTTCCCAGAGCCTTTTCTCCCCGGATAAAGAATTTGAAATTTTGCTGGAGGCCCATGACAAAAAGGGGAATGTTGTTGGGGAGGCAAAGCCCGGAGGGCCTGTCAATCCGGCAACACGCGCCATTACGCTTCAAGCGGGCGGAAAAGAAAAGGTGGCGATTAAAATGAGCATGGAATTTGAAGGCAAATTTAAAATCAAGGCGCTTAATCCCACAACAATGACAGCCTATGACCAACTTGATTTGGAAACAGATTATACGGTGTAA
- a CDS encoding helix-turn-helix domain-containing protein, translated as MRRTGKKFISPIEPLALKWLSLIEFSDEESNRTKLRAQAIRLSNSGYSISQISQICLTTQETVSKWIDGWEKYQFDSLIDKPRSGRTPLIHSEMHDEVIDIVKKNPRQLKSAITEIQEKFGKKVSVKTLKRIIKKNCVGVEDGNLSKANAMRTSSGKRKRKLKS; from the coding sequence ATGAGACGTACGGGTAAAAAATTTATTTCTCCAATTGAGCCGTTGGCATTAAAATGGCTGTCACTTATTGAATTTTCGGATGAAGAGTCAAACCGTACTAAACTCAGGGCTCAAGCAATCCGATTGAGCAACTCTGGGTATAGTATCAGTCAGATTTCACAAATATGTTTGACCACTCAGGAAACAGTTTCGAAGTGGATTGATGGATGGGAAAAATATCAATTTGACTCTTTAATTGATAAACCACGTTCTGGAAGAACGCCGCTGATCCATAGTGAGATGCATGATGAAGTTATTGATATTGTGAAGAAAAATCCAAGACAACTTAAAAGTGCCATTACTGAAATACAGGAAAAATTTGGTAAAAAAGTCAGCGTAAAAACCCTGAAACGGATTATAAAAAAAAACTGCGTTGGTGTCGAGGACGGAAATCTCTCAAAAGCAAACGCAATGAGAACGAGTTCAGGGAAGCGCAAAAGGAAATTGAAATCTTGA
- a CDS encoding IS630 family transposase, which yields MRWCRGRKSLKSKRNENEFREAQKEIEILKDEDQANIIDLYYFDESGFTGVPEIPYAWQDEDEQLLLPSGKTSRINVLGFLNKQNDFFPCVFDCSVTSDIVTACFDAFSRYITKRTIVVLDNAPIHHSAIFKSQIGTWEERGLFLYFIPKYSPELNLIEILWKHIKYFWLSTSAYKGFEFLKTELNNILASVGKEFTISFS from the coding sequence CTGCGTTGGTGTCGAGGACGGAAATCTCTCAAAAGCAAACGCAATGAGAACGAGTTCAGGGAAGCGCAAAAGGAAATTGAAATCTTGAAAGATGAAGATCAGGCAAATATCATTGACTTGTATTATTTTGATGAATCTGGCTTTACCGGCGTGCCTGAGATTCCATATGCCTGGCAAGATGAGGATGAGCAGCTTTTGCTTCCGAGTGGAAAAACCTCAAGAATCAATGTGTTGGGATTCTTGAATAAGCAAAATGATTTCTTTCCTTGCGTTTTTGACTGCTCAGTTACTTCAGATATTGTAACCGCCTGCTTTGATGCGTTTTCACGTTACATAACAAAAAGAACCATTGTTGTTCTGGATAATGCTCCAATACATCACAGCGCCATTTTTAAATCTCAAATTGGGACATGGGAAGAAAGAGGCCTTTTTCTATACTTTATCCCCAAATATTCACCGGAGTTGAATCTGATTGAAATTTTATGGAAACATATCAAGTACTTTTGGCTATCAACATCTGCTTATAAAGGATTTGAATTTTTGAAAACTGAGTTGAATAATATATTGGCAAGCGTCGGTAAGGAATTTACAATTTCGTTTTCTTAA
- a CDS encoding DUF4276 family protein has product MLEKLIVFVEEYSMEAALDILLPGMLDGIDYQIIRFQCKDDLIKQLPSRLKGYSAWMPETWSILVLVDRDDDDCMILKQQLEQYAQDAGLLTKSHAQAGENFKVTNRIVIEELESWYFGDWAAVKTAYPRVLGTIPEKAPYRNPDNIQGGTWEALERILKRAGYFSGGLRKAECARQVARCMDIHQNRSLSFNKFCGAVQSIVAGAIA; this is encoded by the coding sequence ATGCTGGAGAAGCTGATCGTTTTTGTGGAGGAGTATTCCATGGAAGCGGCATTGGACATCTTACTGCCCGGCATGCTGGACGGGATCGACTATCAGATTATCCGATTCCAGTGCAAGGATGATCTGATAAAACAGCTGCCTTCACGGCTGAAAGGGTACAGCGCATGGATGCCCGAAACCTGGTCGATCCTGGTTTTGGTGGACCGGGACGATGATGATTGCATGATTTTGAAACAGCAATTGGAACAATATGCCCAAGACGCAGGACTTTTAACCAAAAGCCACGCCCAGGCCGGTGAAAATTTCAAAGTGACCAACCGTATTGTGATCGAAGAGCTGGAATCCTGGTACTTCGGGGATTGGGCAGCGGTTAAAACGGCTTATCCCAGGGTACTCGGCACCATCCCGGAAAAAGCACCGTATCGAAATCCCGATAACATCCAGGGCGGAACCTGGGAAGCCTTGGAACGAATTTTAAAACGAGCCGGTTATTTTTCAGGGGGCCTGCGCAAAGCAGAGTGCGCCAGACAGGTTGCCCGGTGTATGGATATTCATCAAAACCGCTCCTTAAGTTTTAATAAGTTCTGCGGGGCTGTACAGTCTATTGTTGCAGGAGCTATTGCATGA
- a CDS encoding AAA family ATPase produces MQNISSKKKGIPRIESVKVQNYRALKNVTLDKLTPMTVLLGPNGSGKSTIFDLFNFLSECFQYGLRHAWDRRGRGKEIKSRGADGPVVFELKYREAPKTPIITYHLAIDEGQKGPEVVDEWLQWRRGSKGQPFRFLEFHRGIGKAVSGEVPDVDDVRTESNLRSPDLIAVNTLGQLSDHPRIAALREFITDWYVSYLSIDQTRNQPEAGPQERLSKTGDNLPNVIQYLKERHPDRLEKIFEILRRRIPRLERVDADPMPDGRLLLQIKDAPFEKPVLSKFASDGTMKMLAYLTVLYDPEPPRFVGIEEPENFLHPRLLPELAEECRAASENAQLLITSHSPFLLNAMRDTEVRILYRDDSGFTQAVRVSDIPGMPEMIEAGGSIGHLWMEGHFGFGDPLVNFGAPRPGKKGEK; encoded by the coding sequence ATGCAGAATATATCTTCAAAGAAAAAAGGCATTCCGAGGATTGAATCGGTAAAGGTACAAAACTACCGGGCGCTGAAAAATGTCACCCTGGATAAACTCACCCCCATGACCGTGCTGTTAGGCCCCAACGGCAGCGGAAAATCCACCATATTTGATCTGTTCAATTTCTTGTCCGAATGTTTTCAATATGGCCTGCGCCATGCCTGGGACCGCCGGGGCCGGGGGAAAGAGATTAAATCCAGGGGCGCTGACGGTCCGGTTGTGTTTGAGCTCAAGTACCGGGAAGCGCCGAAAACCCCCATTATTACCTATCATCTGGCCATTGACGAAGGGCAAAAAGGCCCGGAAGTGGTGGATGAGTGGCTGCAGTGGCGCAGGGGCAGCAAGGGTCAGCCCTTCCGGTTTCTGGAGTTCCACCGGGGCATAGGCAAAGCCGTCAGCGGAGAGGTTCCGGATGTGGATGATGTCCGCACCGAGTCCAACCTGCGGTCCCCGGATCTGATCGCGGTCAACACCCTGGGACAGCTGTCGGATCACCCCAGGATTGCGGCTTTGCGTGAATTTATTACGGACTGGTATGTGTCCTATCTTTCCATTGATCAAACCCGCAACCAGCCCGAAGCAGGCCCCCAGGAGAGGTTGAGCAAGACCGGGGACAATCTGCCCAATGTGATCCAGTATTTAAAGGAGCGGCATCCGGACCGGCTGGAAAAAATATTTGAGATCCTTCGCAGAAGAATCCCCCGGCTGGAGCGTGTGGATGCCGATCCCATGCCGGACGGGCGCCTGCTGCTGCAAATTAAGGATGCGCCTTTTGAAAAACCGGTGCTCTCAAAGTTTGCCTCGGACGGGACCATGAAAATGCTGGCGTACCTGACGGTGCTTTATGATCCGGAACCACCGCGTTTTGTCGGCATTGAAGAGCCGGAAAATTTTCTTCACCCCCGTTTGCTGCCGGAACTGGCCGAGGAGTGCCGGGCTGCGTCTGAAAACGCACAGTTGTTGATTACCAGCCACTCTCCGTTTCTGCTCAATGCCATGCGGGATACAGAGGTGCGTATCCTGTACCGGGATGACAGCGGTTTTACCCAGGCGGTCAGGGTGTCTGATATCCCGGGCATGCCTGAAATGATAGAAGCCGGCGGTTCCATCGGACATCTCTGGATGGAAGGGCACTTTGGTTTTGGTGATCCCCTGGTCAACTTCGGCGCGCCCAGGCCCGGAAAAAAGGGGGAAAAATAA
- the pglX gene encoding BREX-1 system adenine-specific DNA-methyltransferase PglX — MEIKNLFDTNKDIYRTIEKVITYGASQQARLKAEISEYVVTESIEEQFEKLLEKMQAAMEAGGENEVGVWVSGFYGSGKSSFTKYLGLAFDENVTIDGIAFIQHLQDRLKKSTTRALLNTIARRFPAAVLMLDLASEQVAGSTMEEVSTVLYYKVLQWAGYSRNLKVAAFERKLKKEDRYNEFLDLFKTYTDGQAWVNYRNDDLVVDSLIPEIAHQIYPSLFKTPASFSTETSEVIRFENDRVEEMLEIAREATGKEHIIFIIDEVGQYVGSKKNLILNLDGLAKNLKNIGNGKVWIIGTAQQTLTEDDPNASLNSPELYKLKDRFPIQIDLEANDIKEICYSRLLGKSPAGENELGELFDKHGQMLRHNTKLVDARVYGADFDRKTFIDLYPFLPAHFDILLHLLGALAKRTGGIGLRSAIKVIQDILVEGADSRTPVADQPVGWLATTVTIYDTLEKDIRREFASYHQSVGKVVNNRFHDSIIHQDIAKTVCVLQILGNLPVSAENVAGLMHSGISDVSCLDQVKVAVEDLINDPIVPFGEQDGQLCFFSEKLNDIEQERATVPLRPVELRRIQNEALKEIFSPLPSTQLAGSLSVQTGLKALSSSGLPVSIAGDRNTIQTFIEIVDPKAYDTTKIRLTDESRHNSAKHHIFLVGQSTPEMEEQINQIYRSREIVSKYRSEPDQEVKEYCNGQANRANRLMIDLERLIKRSLLQGSFIFKGEVSAVESIHPELIEACRRHLSGVAEQVFDRYAEAPYRGGTDLAEKFLRLGNLTGVTSQTDPLGLVQTQGGRPSINTDHKAVTSIRDMIERQGAIEGKRLIEIFTGAPFGWSQDTLRYLVAAMLVAGEIKLKVAGREVTVKGQHAIDALKTNNTFKSVGISLRDERPSMEILAKAADRLTELSGTIADPETLTFLDNQGEQTALILRETLTHYLTTIPGKSQNTRTSQTLDRIIREQAFTVLNRLSALRMAGARGFLIESIANGYSSKGFQLYKNLAGTALGKTEQTVTGDTYRQYLFSLFDEFSGELPVLFDRYSIQGRLFPRESALLALLEQINHFEIEHLWAEDETIGWIYQYFNSQEERKKMRAESQAPRNSRELAVRNQFFTPRYVVEFLTDNTLGRIWYEMTQGKTSLVGSCRYLVRRPNEFFLAKGEEAPDTDEEAHESLSQEELLKQPVYIPFRALKDPRNIRMLDPACGSMHFGLYAFDLFEKIYKEAWQLETELGPNKLERPKKFKPLQDSFANFEEFQKAIPKLILEHNIHGVDIDPRAVQIAGLSLWQRAHRAWHQMGIKPSDRPMIRKSNIVCAEPMPGDKEILKEFTSKLHPPVLGQLVETIFDKMELAGDAGTLLKIEEEIASTISRAKDEFNQEILRSKEEEGFLPGMAPKRQSTLFDFAELPDNTNFWETAEKRILDALGNYADQAEFDKGQKRLFAEDTAKGFAFIDLCRKRFDVVLMNPPFGAPADSAKGYLKKTYANHVQDLYCLFIERGIKMSLSSNVGAITSSSFLKYNDYSSFRECLLNKNLIDELLDLGWGVLDDAYVSAAAYVLSQSDTNHWIFTDYKRIEKKEEQLLSDIFAIHKGNKNTYLYFVEHQLFHKIDSSPFCYSFPADFFKWVETSKKLIDLTENNGIGAGPHNFFFRLHWEVDKEDLKVHGRWPMLPNGGQFSPYYRSNNLVIDWRQNGEFIKEHLRKKYPYLKGNVGIKIQREDMYFREGITYGKKTDRYNAQYMPRNCIPSFEGIAIYPKDNNDIMWILAYLNTRFVAYYLNLTSGLHKNSIYLDRLPLPDLNDPKKNELANRGREILKLTKTFNMLFETDKSYNREAVISQIKNFDSFKSLLLWIFQTELKIATLNEEIENLTIADIPISENIKNEIYEDQGSLYFENANDVKRQALGIPKNFGISDLLADMKSEQKFEFSNFTSKYCIPAEKIFWLQQYLLSLALGVWVDKETKGIFSLGDDTENSLDITLSNFLDMEFKGLKDFKLLEIDDRESISNNLTNNKFFEYHYKEYSASNRNAPIYWPLQTPSRSYTIWVYYHRLTAQTLYTCVNDFVDPKLKILTEDLTDLRNKSTRNSTEEKEVARLTDMKVELKDFRDELLRLAKFWQPNLNDGVQITAAPLWKLFQHRQWQQKLKETWENLEKGEYDWAHLACSIWPERVLEKCHTDRSLAIAHDVEDDFWEEIKVPVIRRGKDTGETKQEWHPRKLSGNQLRDLIQQIIETGQSSR; from the coding sequence ATGGAAATTAAAAATTTATTCGATACAAATAAGGACATTTACCGCACCATTGAAAAAGTAATCACCTATGGTGCTTCCCAGCAAGCCCGTCTCAAGGCTGAAATCTCAGAATACGTGGTCACCGAAAGCATTGAAGAGCAGTTTGAAAAACTGCTTGAGAAAATGCAGGCGGCAATGGAAGCAGGTGGTGAAAACGAGGTGGGTGTCTGGGTGTCCGGTTTTTATGGATCCGGTAAAAGCTCTTTTACCAAGTACCTGGGACTGGCCTTTGACGAGAACGTAACCATTGACGGCATTGCTTTTATCCAGCACCTGCAGGACCGCCTGAAAAAATCAACCACCCGGGCATTACTCAATACGATTGCCAGGCGGTTTCCCGCTGCAGTCCTGATGCTTGATCTTGCCAGCGAACAGGTGGCCGGTTCCACCATGGAAGAGGTTTCCACGGTTCTTTATTATAAAGTACTCCAGTGGGCCGGATATTCGCGCAATTTAAAGGTCGCGGCATTTGAACGAAAACTTAAAAAAGAAGATCGCTACAATGAATTTTTAGACCTGTTCAAAACGTACACCGATGGCCAGGCCTGGGTAAATTACCGCAACGACGACCTGGTAGTGGACAGCCTGATCCCGGAAATTGCCCACCAGATTTACCCATCTCTTTTTAAAACACCGGCTTCATTTTCAACAGAAACAAGCGAAGTGATTCGCTTTGAAAATGACCGTGTTGAAGAGATGCTTGAAATTGCCAGGGAAGCTACCGGCAAAGAACACATCATTTTTATCATTGATGAAGTCGGCCAGTATGTCGGATCCAAGAAGAACCTTATTCTCAATCTCGACGGGCTGGCTAAAAATTTGAAAAATATCGGTAACGGCAAAGTATGGATTATCGGAACCGCCCAGCAGACATTAACCGAGGATGATCCCAATGCCTCTTTGAATTCACCTGAGCTTTACAAGTTAAAGGACCGGTTTCCCATTCAAATTGATCTGGAGGCCAATGATATCAAAGAGATCTGCTACAGCCGCCTTTTAGGGAAATCTCCGGCCGGTGAAAATGAGCTGGGAGAGCTGTTTGATAAACACGGGCAGATGCTGCGCCATAACACAAAGCTGGTGGACGCCCGGGTATATGGCGCGGACTTCGACCGAAAAACATTTATTGATCTATATCCTTTTTTACCGGCTCACTTTGACATTCTCCTGCACCTTCTAGGGGCGCTGGCAAAAAGAACCGGAGGTATCGGGCTCAGGTCAGCCATTAAGGTGATTCAGGATATACTTGTGGAGGGGGCTGACAGCCGGACACCCGTTGCCGATCAACCGGTGGGCTGGCTTGCCACAACCGTGACCATTTATGACACCCTTGAAAAGGATATCCGCAGGGAGTTCGCCTCATACCATCAATCTGTGGGCAAAGTGGTCAACAATCGCTTCCACGACTCCATAATACACCAGGATATTGCCAAGACTGTCTGTGTCCTTCAGATCCTGGGCAATCTGCCTGTTTCCGCTGAGAACGTTGCAGGCCTGATGCATTCGGGAATCAGTGATGTTTCCTGCCTGGATCAGGTAAAAGTCGCCGTGGAAGATCTCATCAACGATCCCATTGTTCCATTTGGAGAACAGGACGGGCAGCTTTGCTTTTTCAGTGAAAAACTCAATGATATTGAACAGGAACGCGCCACCGTCCCCTTACGGCCGGTTGAGCTTCGACGGATTCAAAACGAGGCATTAAAAGAGATCTTTTCTCCGCTTCCAAGCACACAGCTGGCCGGAAGCCTGTCTGTGCAAACCGGTCTTAAAGCCCTTTCATCCAGCGGCCTGCCCGTATCCATTGCAGGAGACAGGAATACCATCCAGACCTTTATCGAGATTGTGGACCCCAAAGCGTATGATACCACCAAAATACGCCTGACTGATGAAAGCCGTCATAATTCAGCGAAACACCATATCTTTCTTGTTGGCCAATCAACACCTGAAATGGAAGAACAAATCAATCAGATTTACCGCAGCCGGGAAATTGTCAGCAAGTACCGCAGCGAACCGGATCAGGAGGTAAAAGAGTACTGCAACGGCCAGGCAAACCGGGCCAACCGCCTGATGATTGATCTGGAGCGACTGATTAAACGCAGCCTGCTCCAGGGGTCTTTTATCTTTAAAGGGGAGGTCTCTGCGGTGGAAAGTATTCATCCAGAGCTGATCGAAGCCTGCCGTAGACATCTGTCCGGGGTGGCAGAACAGGTGTTTGACCGGTATGCCGAAGCCCCTTACAGGGGCGGAACCGATCTGGCCGAAAAATTCCTGCGCCTGGGCAATCTCACCGGTGTCACCTCGCAGACCGATCCGTTAGGGCTGGTGCAGACCCAGGGCGGACGACCGTCCATCAATACCGACCATAAAGCCGTTACAAGCATCCGGGACATGATTGAACGCCAGGGTGCCATAGAGGGAAAACGGCTCATAGAAATTTTCACCGGCGCGCCCTTTGGCTGGTCCCAGGATACCCTGCGGTACCTGGTGGCGGCCATGCTGGTGGCAGGAGAGATCAAACTCAAAGTGGCAGGCCGGGAAGTAACGGTAAAGGGACAGCATGCCATTGACGCCTTGAAAACCAATAACACGTTTAAATCCGTGGGCATATCCCTGCGGGATGAACGCCCGAGCATGGAAATCCTGGCAAAGGCGGCCGACCGCCTGACAGAGCTGAGCGGGACCATTGCCGATCCTGAAACCCTGACCTTTCTGGACAACCAGGGAGAGCAAACCGCCTTAATACTGCGGGAAACCCTGACCCATTATCTTACAACCATTCCGGGCAAATCCCAAAATACAAGAACCTCTCAGACACTGGACCGCATCATCCGGGAGCAGGCATTTACGGTCCTGAACCGGTTGAGCGCGCTTCGCATGGCCGGAGCCCGGGGCTTTTTGATTGAATCCATTGCCAACGGCTACAGTTCCAAAGGATTTCAACTGTATAAAAATCTGGCAGGCACAGCCCTGGGCAAAACCGAGCAAACCGTAACTGGAGATACCTATCGCCAGTATCTGTTCAGCCTGTTTGATGAATTCAGTGGGGAGTTGCCTGTGTTGTTCGACCGATACAGCATCCAGGGGCGGTTATTTCCCCGGGAGTCAGCCCTGCTGGCCCTGCTGGAGCAGATCAACCATTTTGAGATTGAGCATCTCTGGGCCGAAGATGAGACCATTGGATGGATTTATCAGTATTTCAACTCCCAGGAAGAACGCAAAAAAATGCGGGCCGAGTCCCAGGCCCCCCGGAACAGCCGGGAACTGGCGGTGCGCAACCAGTTTTTCACCCCCCGCTATGTCGTGGAGTTTCTCACGGACAACACCCTGGGCCGAATCTGGTATGAGATGACCCAGGGGAAAACGTCTCTTGTGGGCAGTTGCCGATACCTGGTCCGCAGGCCCAATGAATTTTTTTTGGCAAAGGGTGAGGAAGCACCGGATACGGACGAAGAAGCGCATGAAAGTTTATCCCAGGAAGAACTGCTCAAGCAGCCGGTTTACATTCCGTTTCGGGCGTTGAAAGATCCCCGGAACATACGCATGCTTGATCCTGCCTGCGGCTCCATGCATTTTGGACTTTATGCCTTTGACCTGTTTGAAAAAATTTATAAAGAGGCGTGGCAGCTGGAAACGGAGTTGGGGCCGAATAAATTGGAACGGCCAAAAAAATTCAAGCCGTTGCAGGATTCCTTTGCAAATTTTGAAGAATTCCAAAAAGCCATCCCCAAACTGATTCTCGAGCATAATATTCACGGTGTGGATATTGATCCCCGCGCCGTCCAGATTGCAGGGCTTTCCCTCTGGCAGAGGGCCCACCGGGCCTGGCACCAGATGGGAATAAAACCCAGTGACCGTCCCATGATCAGAAAATCCAACATCGTTTGTGCCGAACCCATGCCCGGGGATAAAGAGATTCTTAAAGAGTTCACTTCAAAGCTGCATCCCCCCGTGTTAGGGCAATTGGTTGAAACCATTTTTGACAAGATGGAACTAGCTGGAGACGCAGGGACTTTGTTGAAAATTGAAGAGGAGATCGCCTCAACCATCAGTAGAGCCAAGGATGAATTCAATCAGGAAATTTTACGGAGTAAAGAAGAGGAAGGATTTCTTCCTGGTATGGCGCCCAAAAGGCAGTCCACCCTTTTTGATTTTGCGGAATTGCCGGATAACACCAATTTTTGGGAGACTGCTGAAAAACGAATTCTGGATGCATTGGGAAACTATGCGGATCAGGCGGAGTTTGACAAAGGGCAGAAGCGGCTTTTTGCTGAAGATACCGCTAAAGGATTTGCTTTTATCGATCTTTGCCGGAAGCGGTTTGATGTGGTGTTAATGAATCCGCCGTTCGGGGCTCCGGCAGATTCTGCCAAGGGATATTTAAAAAAAACATATGCAAATCATGTTCAAGATTTGTACTGCCTCTTCATAGAAAGAGGTATAAAAATGTCACTCTCTTCTAATGTTGGGGCAATAACATCTAGCTCTTTTTTAAAATACAATGATTATTCATCTTTTAGAGAATGTCTACTTAATAAAAATCTTATTGACGAACTTCTTGATCTTGGTTGGGGAGTGTTGGATGATGCCTATGTAAGTGCCGCAGCCTATGTTCTCTCTCAATCCGATACTAACCATTGGATCTTTACAGACTACAAGAGAATCGAAAAAAAAGAAGAGCAACTACTCTCGGATATTTTTGCGATTCACAAAGGCAACAAAAATACATATCTCTACTTTGTTGAGCACCAATTATTTCATAAAATAGATAGTTCTCCTTTTTGTTATAGTTTTCCTGCTGATTTCTTTAAATGGGTAGAAACATCAAAAAAATTAATCGATTTAACTGAAAATAATGGGATTGGGGCTGGGCCGCATAATTTCTTTTTTAGATTGCACTGGGAAGTAGATAAAGAAGATTTAAAAGTGCATGGTAGATGGCCTATGCTTCCCAATGGTGGGCAATTTTCACCATACTATCGGAGTAATAATCTCGTAATAGATTGGCGACAAAATGGTGAATTTATCAAAGAACACTTGAGGAAGAAATACCCTTATCTAAAAGGAAATGTTGGTATAAAAATCCAACGAGAGGACATGTATTTCCGAGAAGGAATTACTTACGGCAAAAAAACAGACAGATATAATGCTCAATATATGCCGAGAAATTGCATTCCATCTTTTGAAGGAATTGCTATTTATCCAAAAGATAATAATGACATTATGTGGATTTTGGCCTACTTAAACACTCGATTTGTTGCATATTATCTTAATCTCACTAGTGGATTACATAAAAATTCTATTTATTTGGATAGATTGCCACTTCCAGATCTAAATGACCCCAAAAAAAATGAATTGGCTAATAGAGGGCGTGAAATATTAAAATTAACAAAAACGTTTAATATGTTATTTGAAACTGACAAATCTTATAATCGAGAAGCCGTCATTTCCCAAATTAAAAATTTTGATAGTTTCAAGTCCTTGCTTTTATGGATTTTTCAAACAGAACTTAAAATTGCAACATTGAATGAGGAAATTGAAAATCTAACGATTGCCGACATTCCAATATCAGAAAATATTAAAAATGAAATCTATGAAGATCAAGGAAGCTTATATTTTGAGAACGCTAATGACGTAAAAAGGCAGGCATTGGGCATCCCGAAGAACTTCGGGATTTCAGACTTATTAGCTGATATGAAGTCAGAACAAAAGTTTGAATTTAGTAACTTCACGTCTAAATATTGTATTCCTGCAGAAAAAATATTCTGGCTTCAACAATACTTATTGTCGCTTGCTTTAGGGGTCTGGGTTGATAAAGAAACAAAAGGAATTTTTTCTCTTGGGGATGATACTGAAAATTCTTTAGATATTACCTTAAGCAATTTTCTTGATATGGAATTTAAAGGTTTAAAAGATTTTAAATTATTGGAGATTGATGATCGAGAATCAATCTCCAATAATTTAACTAACAATAAATTTTTTGAATACCATTATAAAGAATATAGCGCATCGAATCGAAATGCACCCATCTACTGGCCTCTCCAAACCCCATCCCGTTCCTATACTATATGGGTTTATTACCACCGCTTAACAGCGCAAACCCTATACACCTGCGTAAATGATTTTGTAGACCCAAAGCTTAAAATCCTTACAGAGGATCTGACTGATCTTCGCAACAAATCAACCCGCAACAGCACCGAAGAAAAGGAGGTGGCCAGGCTCACCGACATGAAAGTCGAGTTGAAAGATTTCAGGGATGAACTGCTGAGGCTTGCCAAATTCTGGCAACCCAATCTGAACGATGGAGTCCAGATCACGGCAGCACCCCTGTGGAAACTGTTCCAGCACAGGCAATGGCAGCAAAAATTGAAAGAGACCTGGGAAAACCTGGAAAAAGGCGAGTATGACTGGGCGCATCTGGCATGCAGCATCTGGCCGGAACGGGTGCTGGAAAAATGCCATACGGACCGAAGCCTGGCCATTGCCCATGATGTGGAAGACGATTTCTGGGAAGAGATAAAGGTGCCGGTCATACGCCGGGGCAAAGATACGGGAGAGACAAAACAGGAGTGGCATCCCAGAAAACTGTCGGGAAACCAGTTGCGGGATCTGATCCAACAGATCATTGAAACAGGTCAATCATCCCGGTAA